Part of the Methanobacterium spitsbergense genome, TGCAAGAATGGCTGATCCATCAAAGGTTCAGGAAATAATTGATGCTGTAAGTATTCCTGTAATGGCAAAGGCACGTATAGGTCATTTTGTGGAAGCACAGATACTCGAGACCCTTGGTGTAGATATGATAGATGAAAGTGAGGTGCTTACACCTGCCGATGAAAAATATCACATAGACAAGAAATTATTCACAATACCATTTGTATGCGGTGCACGTAACTTAGGCGAAGCTTTAAGAAGAATTGATGAAGGTGCAGCCATGATCCGTACCAAGGGTGAAGCAGGAACTGGAAATATTGTTGAAGCAGTAAGGCACAGCAGACAGATATCAAGTACCATAAGAGAACTTAAAGATAAAACAGAAGAAGAACTCTGGACTGTTGCACGTGAAACAGAATCCACACTCAAACTTGTAAAAGAAACAGCCAAACTCGGAAGACTACCTGTTGTGAACTTTGCAGCGGGAGGAATTGCAACCCCTGCAGATGCAGCATTAATGATGCAACTAGGTTCAGATGGTGTTTTTGTTGGATCAGGAATATTC contains:
- the pdxS gene encoding pyridoxal 5'-phosphate synthase lyase subunit PdxS, with the protein product MLHGTEVLKKGFAKMTKGGVIMDVVNAEQAVIAEEAGAVSVMALEKVPADIRAEGGVARMADPSKVQEIIDAVSIPVMAKARIGHFVEAQILETLGVDMIDESEVLTPADEKYHIDKKLFTIPFVCGARNLGEALRRIDEGAAMIRTKGEAGTGNIVEAVRHSRQISSTIRELKDKTEEELWTVARETESTLKLVKETAKLGRLPVVNFAAGGIATPADAALMMQLGSDGVFVGSGIFKSEQPILVAKAIVEATTHYNDADIIAKVSTDLGKAMPGLEISDIPENMKLQTRGW